Proteins co-encoded in one Setaria viridis chromosome 9, Setaria_viridis_v4.0, whole genome shotgun sequence genomic window:
- the LOC117840754 gene encoding E3 ubiquitin-protein ligase RDUF2 produces MESSPVSYWCYRCSRFVRVSPATVVCPECDGGFLEQFPQPPPRGGGGSGRRGTMNPVIVLRGGSLSGFELYYDDGAGDGLRPLPGDVQHLLMGSGFHRLLDQFSREAAAPRPPASKAAVESMPSVTIAGGGAHCAVCQEAFEPGAAGREMPCKHVYHQDCILPWLSLRNSCPVCRQELPAAATPDAEADAGLTIWRLPRGGFAVGRFAGGPREQLPVVYTELDGGFSNGVGPRRVTWPEGERQVDGGEGRIRRVFRNLFGCFGHGSRQASSSQSLSG; encoded by the coding sequence ATGGAGTCGTCCCCGGTGTCGTACTGGTGCTACCGCTGCAGCCGCTTCGTGAGGGTGTCTCCGGCCACCGTCGTCTGCCCGGAGTGCGACGGCGGCTTCCTGGAGCAGttcccgcagccgccgccgcggggcggcggcgggagcggccggcGCGGGACGATGAACCCGGTCATCGTGCTCCGGGGCGGATCGCTGTCCGGGTTCGAGCTCTACTATGACGACGGCGCGGGCGACGGGCTGCGGCCGCTGCCCGGCGACGTCCAGCACCTCCTCATGGGGTCCGGCTTCCACCGCCTGCTGGACCAGTTctcgcgggaggcggcggcgccgcgacCCCCGGCGTCGAAGGCTGCGGTGGAGTCCATGCCATCTGTGACGATCGCCGGAGGCGGGGCCCACTGCGCGGTCTGCCAGGAGGCCTTTgagcccggcgccgccgggcgggAGATGCCGTGCAAGCATGTCTACCACCAAGACTGCATCTTGCCCTGGCTCTCCCTCCGCAACTCGTGCCCCGTTTGCCGCCAAGAGCTTCCGGCCGCGGCCACCCCAGATGCGGAGGCGGATGCGGGGCTCACTATCTGGCGACTTCCACGCGGTGGATTTGCCGTAGGGAGGTTCGCCGGCGGGCCCAGAGAGCAGCTCCCGGTCGTCTACACCGAGCTGGATGGGGGCTTCAGTAACGGGGTCGGCCCGAGGAGGGTGACATGGCCAGAGGGAGAGAGGCAAGTGGATGGCGGTGAAGGTCGGATTCGCCGTGTATTTAGGAATCTGTTTGGCTGTTTCGGTCATGGCAGCCGGCAAGCGAGTTCGTCGCAATCTCTTAGTGGCTGA